In Halodesulfovibrio aestuarii DSM 17919 = ATCC 29578, the DNA window TAAACAGAGAAGAAAATGTTTCTTTACGAATAGCTCGTTCTTGTTTTGTCTCTGAAACCAAAATGTATCCTTATCCGTTATATCAAAAAAAAATATCACACATAGTTATCTTACAACAAAGCCATACTATGACCATTACTGTCAATAATCAGAGCCGTTACATCACATTTTCGATAAAAATGAGCTTATGGTTCGGGCTTTGAACTCAAAATATTCCATGTTACAGAATCTAACCACACACTGTACTGGAGGACAAAATTGACTGTCAGACATATTTCTCGAATTTTAACTGCACTACTTATTATCAGTACTGTTTTTTTTGCAGGGTGCAGCCAGTCTCCCCCCCCAACGGAACCAAGTGAACCGACCACAGAGCAGCCTGAAGGTGCTCGGTTTATAAAGCTTAATGAATCAGAAGCCCGTACTGTGAGTCAAACTCTCACAATTAGCAAACAGGGAATACGCTCCTGGGTAGATTTTGCACCATCGCTTGAGTATTCCGCCCGATACGTGGCTCAAAAACCGCAATGCAAACTGGCACTTGATCGATACGGGTTAAAGGTAACATGGGAAACTCTCGCCAAGTCGATTAAACGCATGCAGGTACTCTTGCCGCAGCTTGATGCCCATCCTGAACTGCTGGCAAAGTTTTTTACATTTTACAGGCTCGATGCAGACCCGCAATTTACCGGATATTATGAGCCGGCCTTACAGGCTAGCCTGAGCAGAAAAAAGGGGTACACCTGTCCACTTTACGCTAAGCCTTCCGACCTTCAGGTGCTGAATCTCGGAGATATCCATCCCCGTTGGAAAGGCCAGCGCGCACTCTACCGCATTGAATCCGGTAAAGCCGTGCCGTACTATGACAGAAAAGCCATTGACATTAATGGTGTTTTAAAATCACGCAACCTTGAAATTGCATGGGCAAAAGATCCGCTGGATATTTTCTTTCTACAAATCCAAGGCTCCGGAAGACTCCTTCTGGACGATGGCTCAACAAAACATATCTTGTATTCCGGAAAAAACGGGCGACCATATGTGTCTCTGGGGCGTGTCATGCTTAACAGAGGCTTATTGCCCAAAGACGGTATTTCCATGCAGTCTATCCGCAAGTACTTTGATGAACATCCGAAAGATGCATACAAGCTACTGGCCACAAACCCAAGCTATGTGTTTTTCAAACTAGCTGATAGTGGCCCGTACGGAGCAATGGGGCAACCGCTCACCCCGCGCGTGTCACTGGCAACAGACCCGTCATTTATTCCACTGGGAAGCGTTTTCCTTTTTGATGTTCCACTACCGGAAAAAGACGAACAAGGTGCATTCCAGTATGGCGAAAACATTAAAGGGCTGGGACTGGCACAAGATACTGGTGGAGCTATCAAAAAGCATCACTTAGATTTCTTTAGCGGCTACGGTGAAGAGGCGACTTGGATTGCAGGTCACATGAACACAAACGGCGCAGTATGGCTGCTGTTACCGAAATAGTATTATCCAGTTAATACAAAAAAGGAGAGCTGATGCTCTCCTTTTTTTGTAGTTATTGTTGTCTTTGCAACAGACTCACGAAGCTGTTTATTGCAGGGTTGTTCCTCGTAAAAGTACGCAATGGTACCGACATGTGCGTTTACGATGAAAAAGGAGGAGAAACGAAGTGAGATTGGGAGTACCGCTTCTGATTATTCCAAAGTTGGTAAAGCGCATTACCAATACTCCCTGCATCAAGGAGTCACTATGAACTCTGAAAGAAGAAAGCCATCATTACTATGGGCTCTTCTGACTTTTACTCTTCCCGTTGCCGTCATTCTGTACGGAACTGTAATTCTTGGCGTACGCCCTCCGGTTTTACCACTGTTGGTTGCCGTAGTTCTTGCCGGAATTATGTCTCTGCGGATTGGCTATTCGTGGGAAGAATTACAGGAAGGTATGTTGTCTGCTGTTGGAAGGATTCAGCTGGCAGTTGCCATTTTAATGATTGTCGGGATGATTATTCCTGCTTGGATGGCGTCCGGCACTATTCCCGCAATTATCTATTGGGGATTAAAATTTATCACTCCTGAGCATTTCCTTGTTTCCACATTTGTTCTCTGCTCAGTGGCCTCACTTGCCACAGGAACATCGTTCGGAACCATGGGAACCATCGGTGTAGCCTTGCTGGGAGTGGGCGGAGCCATGCAATTTGATCCGGCATGGACCGTCGGAGCCATTGTTTCCGGTGCGTACTTCGGGGATAAAATGTCTCCGGTGTCCGACTCCACCAACATTACAGCAACAGTCTGTGATGTTCCTTTGTTCACTCATATTTCTTCCATGCTCTGGACAACCGTTCCGGCAGCAATCATTACCCTTGCCGGTTACTGGTTACTCGGTTCTATGCATACCGGAGACACCGGCAGTGTTGCAAACATCAATGTAATTCTCAGCAACCTTGAAGCTTCCTTCAATTTATCGCCTGTCGCATTTATTCCACCTGTATTAATGATTATTCTAGCCTATAAGCGCCTTCCCGTGCTGCCTGTTATGATCATTTGCCTCGTGAGTGCGCTTGTAATCGCCTTCTTTGAAGGTTCCACCATGGCTGAGCTCGCAGGGCAAATGACACGGGGATACAAGGCAGCTACTGCTTCGCCGGAACTGAACAAACTCCTTTCCCGTGGCGGTCTTATGAGCATCATGGTCACAATTCTTTTACTGACAAGCGGCATGGCCTTCGGTGGCATTCTTGAAAAAGCACGAGTTCTTGAAGTACTGCTTGATGCAATGCTCCGTGGTGCCAAGTCTGCCACAAGTCTGGTAGGGGCAACTCTTGTTGCTGCGTACATTATCCTTTTAGGCACAGGAAGTCAGATTCTGGCTGTCGTTGTTCCGGGACGCGCTTTCAGTGAGTCTTATAAAAATGCAGACATTGCCCCGCAGGTACTCTCCCGCACATGTGAAGATGCGGGCACTCTTGGTTGTCCTCTAATCCCTTGGAGTGTGCATGCATTCTATATTTTAGGTGTTCTTGGCGTAAGTGCGGTCGATTTTATGCCTTACGCATTCTTTAACTTCACCATACCACTCATTTCCATGGGATGTGCTGTCACCGGATTTGGGATTTTTAATACAAAAGGTGAGTCAGTTCGCGCCGTCGAGCTGAGTAAAGAAAGCAGCCCTGCTTAATTGTTGAAGGATATCTTATGCCCCAAAAAAATATAAAAAACGTTTTATTTATCATGCTCGACACGTTGCAGTTCAATTATCTTGGCTGCTACGGAAACAATGAAGTCAAAACACCTAATCTCGATAAATTCGCAGAAAAAGGATTTCTCTTCGAAAATGCATACAGTGAAGGACTACCGACAATACCTGTACGCAGAGCATTAATGACAGGACGTTTCACATTGCCATACAGCGGCTGGCGTCCTCTCACTACAGAGGACACCACCGTTACCGACATACTCTGGTGCCGTGAAGTCCAGACCGCACTGATTTACGACACACCTCCGATGCGTCTGCCTAAATATGGATACTCTCGTGGGTTTGACTATGTTCGTTTCTGCAACGGACATGAGTTAGACCATGAAACATTCAGCCATGTTCATCTTGATGAAAAATTCAAAGGCGAAGATTTCCTTTCCCCTGAATGGCTCAAAAAAAATGAAAACGGCGAATACGATGAATCCAGTAAATCATTAATACGCGAAACAGAATGCTATCTACGTCAACGCCAGAACTGGCAGTCTGATGCTGATAACTATGCTTCTGTCGTTATTTCCGAGGCGGATAACTGGATTAAAGAAAAACGCGATCCGAACCGCCCGTTCTTCTTATGGCTTGATTCCTTTGATCCACATGAACCTTGGGATCCACCTTCCGTATGGGAAGAAAGGCCATGCCCCTATAATCCGGATTACAAAGGAAACCCACTTCTCATTGCACCTTGGACAGAAGTTGAAGGGGTGATGACAGAAGAAGAATGCGAGCATATCCGTGCACTGTACGCTGAAAAAGTAACGTTGGTGGACAAATGGCTCGGTAAGTTATTTGATTCGTTGAAAGCCCAAGGACTGTGGGAGAAAACCATGATTGTGGTTACTTCCGATCACGGTCAACCGATGGGGAATGGAGAGCACGGCCACGGACTCATGCGAAAATGCCGCCCATGGCCATATGAAGAACTTGTACACGTGCCTCTGCTCGCGCATGTACCGGGTCTGGAAGGCGGAAAACGCATCGAGAGTTTTGTACAAAACGTCGACATTACAGCCACGATTCTTGACGCTCTCGGTATCAATGATTCCAATGCATTGGAAGAAACAGGACACGAGGGAATCAACACCTTTGATGCAGATGAACTCCAAGGTATCAGCTTACTTCCAGTTATGCGCGGCGAAACTGAAAAGGTTCGTGACTTTGCTATTGCCGGATACTACGGTATGTCGTGGTC includes these proteins:
- the mltA gene encoding murein transglycosylase A, translated to MTVRHISRILTALLIISTVFFAGCSQSPPPTEPSEPTTEQPEGARFIKLNESEARTVSQTLTISKQGIRSWVDFAPSLEYSARYVAQKPQCKLALDRYGLKVTWETLAKSIKRMQVLLPQLDAHPELLAKFFTFYRLDADPQFTGYYEPALQASLSRKKGYTCPLYAKPSDLQVLNLGDIHPRWKGQRALYRIESGKAVPYYDRKAIDINGVLKSRNLEIAWAKDPLDIFFLQIQGSGRLLLDDGSTKHILYSGKNGRPYVSLGRVMLNRGLLPKDGISMQSIRKYFDEHPKDAYKLLATNPSYVFFKLADSGPYGAMGQPLTPRVSLATDPSFIPLGSVFLFDVPLPEKDEQGAFQYGENIKGLGLAQDTGGAIKKHHLDFFSGYGEEATWIAGHMNTNGAVWLLLPK
- the nhaC gene encoding Na+/H+ antiporter NhaC — protein: MNSERRKPSLLWALLTFTLPVAVILYGTVILGVRPPVLPLLVAVVLAGIMSLRIGYSWEELQEGMLSAVGRIQLAVAILMIVGMIIPAWMASGTIPAIIYWGLKFITPEHFLVSTFVLCSVASLATGTSFGTMGTIGVALLGVGGAMQFDPAWTVGAIVSGAYFGDKMSPVSDSTNITATVCDVPLFTHISSMLWTTVPAAIITLAGYWLLGSMHTGDTGSVANINVILSNLEASFNLSPVAFIPPVLMIILAYKRLPVLPVMIICLVSALVIAFFEGSTMAELAGQMTRGYKAATASPELNKLLSRGGLMSIMVTILLLTSGMAFGGILEKARVLEVLLDAMLRGAKSATSLVGATLVAAYIILLGTGSQILAVVVPGRAFSESYKNADIAPQVLSRTCEDAGTLGCPLIPWSVHAFYILGVLGVSAVDFMPYAFFNFTIPLISMGCAVTGFGIFNTKGESVRAVELSKESSPA
- a CDS encoding sulfatase; protein product: MPQKNIKNVLFIMLDTLQFNYLGCYGNNEVKTPNLDKFAEKGFLFENAYSEGLPTIPVRRALMTGRFTLPYSGWRPLTTEDTTVTDILWCREVQTALIYDTPPMRLPKYGYSRGFDYVRFCNGHELDHETFSHVHLDEKFKGEDFLSPEWLKKNENGEYDESSKSLIRETECYLRQRQNWQSDADNYASVVISEADNWIKEKRDPNRPFFLWLDSFDPHEPWDPPSVWEERPCPYNPDYKGNPLLIAPWTEVEGVMTEEECEHIRALYAEKVTLVDKWLGKLFDSLKAQGLWEKTMIVVTSDHGQPMGNGEHGHGLMRKCRPWPYEELVHVPLLAHVPGLEGGKRIESFVQNVDITATILDALGINDSNALEETGHEGINTFDADELQGISLLPVMRGETEKVRDFAIAGYYGMSWSIITHDYSYIHWLQKEIDTDSMNAIFYDGSGSGGNAGEQSAKLEVKEEMWTCVPGAEVSVPQSDELFDRRTDQFQLKNIIDNKPEKAKELLQQLKLYIGELRTT